The Cheilinus undulatus linkage group 21, ASM1832078v1, whole genome shotgun sequence region ccacccccaggtttggttggccctcctccacttggaggaaagttccaccctcctctactgatcccctcagctgccagctgagatgctggatagctcagtgggttaccttGCTGACTACGGTCTGGGAGATTggtggtttgaatcccagtcaggtcctaaactttggatgaaagtgtctgtaacatcaggagtgctgcatccatttcctgagaggggcgtggtcaggggcggagtcagatggctaattaccatttaaatctaaggacacagaaacggcttgttctgagaagggctgaaacagagggctttttagacatgcgaaaagccaatactggagtgtattgttttttgggggggggtttttcagcaaaaaacttcacaggcatgttttggggacctctgacaccaatataaacttgtcttaaaggggtaaaatatgtcccctttaacttgGTTGCATTTCACTTTGTACATGGCACAAAACTTTGGGCTTAAAAGTATCACTAGACAGTTTATAGCCTCACAGGCTGAAGAAGTCCCATCCAGTCACCAGCCACTCAGTCGATGCACCTCTACGTTAAAGCCAATTATTATCACCTCCTCTCTTGGATAAGGAAGTTGTAGACATCACTTACTCTAGCCTGAATCAAGTTGAATGGCTGCCTTTCTTAACCTTAACTGATCAAAATTTACCTATGAGTCAGAATTGCGATCACCAAAATTGCTACAACAATGagaacagcaacaaaaatacagcaaCACAGGGTGTCGTCCTTCTCAGAGTCTGCTGAGGAGTTAGCGTCTGATCCTCTGCTCCCAGACGACTCATAATTGTTCCTGTTGTCTGGTCTTCTGCTCTGTTCCCTGAAGTAGACCTGTTTCTTCAAcgcaatacacaaaaacaatcCAAGGCAAGCGAGGTCTCCCAATGAGTTCCATATATGGGAAAGATCAGCATCACTCCTGTAGCGGTCTCTGAGATTCACCAAAGTCTGATAGTTACCGCCCTCAGAAAACTCATGGATCTCTCTTAATAGGTTTGTAGTTATCTGATAGGTATATGATGGATCATAGGATGTCCCCTGGTTGTAAGAATGCTGTGTGAGATACACTTCCTCTATCACCTGGTCCCTCACTCTAATAACAATCCTGTCACTGTTTCCTACCCCAACAAGAGTTGGAGGGTTTAGGACATACGCTGGAAGTTGAATTGACCCGCCTTGATTGACATTGCCGATGGT contains the following coding sequences:
- the LOC121529224 gene encoding uncharacterized protein LOC121529224; the encoded protein is MKMTGGVMWCFVALLFALTSVSAIQRLNSINDLKRIDFGRSVPEHSLVLLYWFAHTVIIDGNNDIRLTFDPSNGDYGSHQYYNHENLLDRLPRGQRYYTIGNVNQGGSIQLPAYVLNPPTLVGVGNSDRIVIRVRDQVIEEVYLTQHSYNQGTSYDPSYTYQITTNLLREIHEFSEGGNYQTLVNLRDRYRSDADLSHIWNSLGDLACLGLFLCIALKKQVYFREQSRRPDNRNNYESSGSRGSDANSSADSEKDDTLCCCIFVAVLIVVAILVIAILTHR